In a genomic window of Clavelina lepadiformis chromosome 7, kaClaLepa1.1, whole genome shotgun sequence:
- the LOC143464557 gene encoding protein MIX23-like gives MTDSLEDESLCLDFSQFMQRLKTNRLIDDRIIHELNTTLPTQSFAHGVNVTKKCKTLHDLIKGAHTSRNEAIERCISLQVNKTKMLAEEKEKNPENFKIRKQLGKEQTNLRLFRQELTIEAIVQERAETAFYERCREYYKPEQS, from the exons ATGACTGATTCGTTGGAAGATGAATCACTTTGTTTAGATTTTAGTCAATTTATG CAAAGGTTGAAAACAAATCGCTTAATTGATGACAGAATAATTCATGAATTGAATACAACTCTACCAACACAGTCTTTTGCCCATGGTGTGAATGTGACGAAAAAGTGCAAAACATTGCATGACCTG ATTAAAGGGGCACATACATCACGAAATGAAGCTATTGAGCGGTGCATTTCATTGCAAGTAAATAAAACCAAGATGTTGgctgaagaaaaagaaaaaaacccAGAGAATTTCAAAATACGCAAGCAACTAggaaaagaacaaacaaat TTACGGCTGTTCCGGCAAGAGCTAACCATAGAAGCAATTGTCCAAGAGAGGGCTGAAACAGCTTTTTACGAACGCTGTCGAGAATATTACAAACCAGAACAATCCTGA
- the LOC143464555 gene encoding delta-aminolevulinic acid dehydratase-like, whose product MYKHQLHSSIHHPTMRSICTLDTYLTPDNLMYPIFITDKSDDAYEPIAALPDQARHGVTHMIKFLQALVNGVDCLPLKSVLLFGVPTKAIKDERGSAADDENGPVVRAIKMLKEHFPDLLIAADVCLCAYTDHGHCGVLNADGTLDNLPSIKRIAEVAVSYAKAGANVVAPSDMNDCRVRAIKDGLHEAGLGTRTTVLSYSAKFASCFYGPFRAAADSAPSFGDRRCYQLPSGARGLALRAADRDVEEGADMLMVKPGIPYLDIISLIKQRHPDYPLAAYHVSGEYACLWHGATNGAFNLRSVVMETFTSLRRAGTDLIITYYTPLVLKWLKEMQ is encoded by the exons ATGTACAAACATCAGCTCCACAGTTCCATACATCACCCCACGATGCGGTCAATTTGCACTCTGGACACATACTTGACTCCAG ATAATCTAATGTATCCTATCTTTATAACGGATAAAAGTGATGATGCATATGAACCAATAGCCGCATTGCCCGATCAAGCACGACATGGTGTTACTCACATGATTAAGTTTTTGCAAGCTCTTGTGAATGGCGTAGATTGTCTTCCTTTGAAAT ctgTCTTGTTATTTGGTGTGCCGACTAAAGCAATAAAAGATGAAAGGGGAAGTGCAGCAGATGATGAAAATGGCCCAGTAGTAAGAGCAATAAAAATGCTTAAAGAGCATTTCCCTGACTTGCTCATTGCAGCTGATGTGTGTCTTTGTGCTTATAcag ATCATGGCCATTGCGGTGTTTTAAATGCTGATGGCACACTTGATAATCTTCCTAGTATAAAGCGGATTGCTGAAGTAGCTGTCAGTTATGCTAAAGCTGGAGCTAATGTAGTGGCTCCAAGTGATATGAACGACTGCCGAGTACGTGCTATTAAGGATGGGCTGCATGAAGCAG GTCTAGGCACAAGGACAACTGTGCTTAGTTACAGTGCCAAGTTTGCGTCATGTTTCTATGGGCCGTTTCGTGCAGCAGCAGATTCTGCCCCCAGCTTTGGAGACAGGCGATGTTACCAACTTCCTTCTGGAGCACGAGGCTTGGCATTGAGAGCAGCAGATAGGGATGTAGAAGAAG GCGCTGACATGCTGATGGTTAAACCAGGAATCCCATATCTTGATATCATCAGCTTGATAAAGCAAAGGCATCCAGATTACCCCCTTGCTGCCTATCATGTGTCTGGTGAATACGCTTGTCTCTGGCATGGAGCAACAAATGGTGCCTTCAATCTTCGTTCAGTTGTCATGGAAACATTTACATCGTTACGTAGAGCTGGTACTGACCTTATTATCACTTATTATACTCCGCTCGTTTTAAAGTGGTTAAAAGAAATGCAGTAG
- the LOC143464554 gene encoding chromatin assembly factor 1 subunit B-like isoform X1: protein MRVVTPEISWHAKEAVFSIDVQPCANSKFQRLATAGLDGNVRIWKVVKDDVMFLSNLSRHDKAVNVVRFSHVGNILASAGDDGSIILWRLSDKEEAPNIFEDEDGRNIEIWNASKIMRGHIEDINDLSWSYNDLFIATGSVDHSVILWDTEKGQKLAIFSDSKHFVNGVAWDPLGKYVAALSCDRSLRIYNMQSKKLVHCVNKIQYGSKSDGHAKSQRIFHDETVVRRRLCFTVDGKILITPAGCLQTEKTSPPAVNTTMMFTRGNLSKPSVYLPGLKEPASVVACCPVLFQLRKTNGNDNCSMFKLEYRNVFAVSSSDTILLYDTQQSAPFAIISNIHYASITDLNWSSDASFLAVSSRDGFCSIIHFGKHEIGERYTKPKASKNTATTLGSSDSNKSVVENKPQTKVALKEPENKFMSTTFAKMSVANKENGMSEKSKSTEVPITSEVTAKVKDQTKEMAAAQQTSSSSSPKPRRVTLTTISKDSSPSQKAFASAQERKENKPTTKQSSDGESAPRRVQLTTVKLD from the exons ATGAGAGTTGTTACACCTGAAATATCATGGCATGCTAAAGAAGCAGTATTTTCAATTGATGTGCAGCCATGTGCAAATAGTAAGTTTCAAAGACTTGCAACTGCTGGCTTAGATGGAAATGTTCGT ATATGGAAAGTTGTGAAAGATGATGTGATGTTTCTATCTAATCTCAGCAGGCACGACAAAGCAGTTAATGTTGTTCGTTTTTCACATGTAGGGAATATCCTAGCTTCTGCAGGAGACG ATGGGAGCATTATTTTGTGGAGATTGAGTGATAAAGAGGAAGCTCCAAACATATTTGAGGATGAGGATGGAAGAAATATAGAAATTTGGAATGCAAGTAAAATAATGAG AGGACATATTGAAGATATTAATGATCTTAGTTGGTCCTACAATGACCTCTTTATTGCTACCGGCTCTGTTGATCACAGCGTAATATTGTGGGACACTGAAAAAGGACAAAAGTTGGCAATATTTTCTGATTccaaacattttgtaaatggaGTCGCGTGGGATCCTCTAGGAAAATATGTGGCTGCTTTGAGTTGTGACAG ATCACTTAGAATATACAATATGCAAAGTAAAAAACTTGTTCATTGTGTGAACAAGATCCAATATGGATCAAAGTCTGATGGACATGCAAAATCTCAGCGGATATTTCATGATGAAACTGTTGTCAGGAGAAG ATTATGTTTCACCGTCGATggtaaaatattaattacGCCAGCTGGGTGCCTTCAAACAGAGAAAACCTCCCCTCCGGCA GTAAACACAACTATGATGTTTACTCGTGGTAACCTCTCAAAACCATCAGTATACTTGCCAGGCTTAAAGGAACCAGCAAGTGTTGTTGCCTGTTGTCCTGTTTTGTTCCAACTAAGGAAAACGAATGGAAATGATAACT GTTCAATGTTTAAACTTGAGTATCGAAACGTATTTGCCGTATCTTCAAGTGATACCATACTCCTCTATGATACCCAACAGTCTGCACCATTTGCAATCATTTCAAATATTCATTATGCTTCTATAACCGACTTGAACTG GAGTTCTGATGCTTCATTTTTAGCTGTGTCATCACGTGATGGTTTTTGCTCAATCATTCATTTTGGGAAACATGAAATAGGTGAACGGTATACTAAACCTAAAGCTTCTAAGAACACTGCTACAACACTGGGTAGTTCTGACTCAAACAAATCAGTGGTTGAAAATAAACCACAAACAAAAGTGGCGTTGAAAGAACCAGAAAATAAATTCATGAGCACTACATTTGCCAAGATGTCCGTggcaaacaaagaaaatggtATGAGTGAGAAAAGCAAAAGTACGGAGGTACCAATCACATCTGAAGTCACAGCCAAAGTGAAGGATCAAACCAAAGAG ATGGCTGCTGCCCAACAGACATCTTCATCAAG CTCACCTAAACCCAGAAGAGTGACCTTAACTACAATTTCAAAAGATTCTTCACCGTCACAGAAAGCTTTTGCATCAGCTCaagaaagaaaagagaacaAGCCAACAACAAAGCAAAGCTCAGATGGAGAATCTGCACCCCGTCGTGTTCAACTAACGACTGTCAAGCTTGACTAG
- the LOC143464554 gene encoding chromatin assembly factor 1 subunit B-like isoform X2, giving the protein MRVVTPEISWHAKEAVFSIDVQPCANSKFQRLATAGLDGNVRIWKVVKDDVMFLSNLSRHDKAVNVVRFSHVGNILASAGDDGSIILWRLSDKEEAPNIFEDEDGRNIEIWNASKIMRGHIEDINDLSWSYNDLFIATGSVDHSVILWDTEKGQKLAIFSDSKHFVNGVAWDPLGKYVAALSCDRSLRIYNMQSKKLVHCVNKIQYGSKSDGHAKSQRIFHDETVVRRRLCFTVDGKILITPAGCLQTEKTSPPAVNTTMMFTRGNLSKPSVYLPGLKEPASVVACCPVLFQLRKTNGNDNCSMFKLEYRNVFAVSSSDTILLYDTQQSAPFAIISNIHYASITDLNWSSDASFLAVSSRDGFCSIIHFGKHEIGERYTKPKASKNTATTLGSSDSNKSVVENKPQTKVALKEPENKFMSTTFAKMSVANKENGMSEKSKSTEVPITSEVTAKVKDQTKEITKTKPIRWSFVMPWL; this is encoded by the exons ATGAGAGTTGTTACACCTGAAATATCATGGCATGCTAAAGAAGCAGTATTTTCAATTGATGTGCAGCCATGTGCAAATAGTAAGTTTCAAAGACTTGCAACTGCTGGCTTAGATGGAAATGTTCGT ATATGGAAAGTTGTGAAAGATGATGTGATGTTTCTATCTAATCTCAGCAGGCACGACAAAGCAGTTAATGTTGTTCGTTTTTCACATGTAGGGAATATCCTAGCTTCTGCAGGAGACG ATGGGAGCATTATTTTGTGGAGATTGAGTGATAAAGAGGAAGCTCCAAACATATTTGAGGATGAGGATGGAAGAAATATAGAAATTTGGAATGCAAGTAAAATAATGAG AGGACATATTGAAGATATTAATGATCTTAGTTGGTCCTACAATGACCTCTTTATTGCTACCGGCTCTGTTGATCACAGCGTAATATTGTGGGACACTGAAAAAGGACAAAAGTTGGCAATATTTTCTGATTccaaacattttgtaaatggaGTCGCGTGGGATCCTCTAGGAAAATATGTGGCTGCTTTGAGTTGTGACAG ATCACTTAGAATATACAATATGCAAAGTAAAAAACTTGTTCATTGTGTGAACAAGATCCAATATGGATCAAAGTCTGATGGACATGCAAAATCTCAGCGGATATTTCATGATGAAACTGTTGTCAGGAGAAG ATTATGTTTCACCGTCGATggtaaaatattaattacGCCAGCTGGGTGCCTTCAAACAGAGAAAACCTCCCCTCCGGCA GTAAACACAACTATGATGTTTACTCGTGGTAACCTCTCAAAACCATCAGTATACTTGCCAGGCTTAAAGGAACCAGCAAGTGTTGTTGCCTGTTGTCCTGTTTTGTTCCAACTAAGGAAAACGAATGGAAATGATAACT GTTCAATGTTTAAACTTGAGTATCGAAACGTATTTGCCGTATCTTCAAGTGATACCATACTCCTCTATGATACCCAACAGTCTGCACCATTTGCAATCATTTCAAATATTCATTATGCTTCTATAACCGACTTGAACTG GAGTTCTGATGCTTCATTTTTAGCTGTGTCATCACGTGATGGTTTTTGCTCAATCATTCATTTTGGGAAACATGAAATAGGTGAACGGTATACTAAACCTAAAGCTTCTAAGAACACTGCTACAACACTGGGTAGTTCTGACTCAAACAAATCAGTGGTTGAAAATAAACCACAAACAAAAGTGGCGTTGAAAGAACCAGAAAATAAATTCATGAGCACTACATTTGCCAAGATGTCCGTggcaaacaaagaaaatggtATGAGTGAGAAAAGCAAAAGTACGGAGGTACCAATCACATCTGAAGTCACAGCCAAAGTGAAGGATCAAACCAAAGAG ATCACAAAGACGAAACCAATTCGCTGGTCTTTCGTGATGCCTTGGTTGTGA
- the LOC143465352 gene encoding activin receptor type-2A-like isoform X1, which produces MNKKRNRRHENHKKRRCWSYDRKLNTTRKVVTCENEKACQASWLSIGNDVHEITKQGCFNSSDAYDCTKKRCTSMRKEPSKKGKQKDDNIYKNLCCCLRNSCNDKLDPYISKNPVVVSTTTTQIYPSVEETSQPHELIFSQQIIIITSVIIFVCSILIASGIFVYKRGKSYSDIGQYLAKLLFSSKDSVFPHRNEHDLLHEKLNSETSRPKQLSTCTSEDHSTTSLCKPEKECKAIFDAVVDFNNVVGSGHFGTVYYVTCPSISGDVCFKAARDISSEKYFKNEMWTLRNLSLHDHPNIIKYYGPFSIETRMGFLMEYCKQGSLHHYLNCNHLDLKLCLSFLSDLISGIEHLHATSKHKLAIAHRDISSSNVLIRDDCVLVIADYSVARLLLEDVECHGADQEIKGAGTPFYKAPEILDLSIDLHHSSVALKQADVYSMALVMWEIISRCKDFYDNSTVPPHLFPYENDVKGVTDLINHVVVRKQRPNVSCFNRRAENIVKTIQDCWDSDEESRLSAACVKDRLNTCCKHFQSSHNL; this is translated from the exons atgaataaaaaaagaaatcgAAGACacgaaaatcataaaaaaagaAGATGTTGGAGTTATGATAGAAAACTTAATACAACACGAAAAGTAGTAACCTGTGAAAACGAAAAG GCATGCCAGGCTAGTTGGCTATCAATTGGAAATGATGTCCACGAGATAACTAAACAAG GATGCTTTAACAGCTCTGATGCGTATGACTGTACCAAGAAACGTTGCACCTCCATGCGCAAGGAACCTTCAAAGAAAGGAAAACAAAAGGATGATAACATCTATAAAAATCTCTGCTGCTGTTTGAGAAACTCTTGCAACGATAAACTTGATCCATACATTTCAAAGAACCCAGTTGTCGTTAGCACAACAACAACGCAGATATACCCTTCTGTTGAAGAAACATCGCAGCCACATGAAC TTATTTTCtctcaacaaataataataataacgtcggtcatcatttttgtttgttctatCCTGATAGCAAGTGgaatttttgtttacaaacGAG GAAAATCTTATTCTGATATAGGACAATACCTAGCaaaacttcttttttcttccaaAGACAG TGTTTTTCCGCACAGAAACGAGCACGATTTACTACATGAAAAACTGAACAGTGAGACAAGCAGGCCTAAACAACTTTCTACTTGTACGAG tgAAGATCACAGCACGACGTCTTTGTGTAAACCAGAAAAAGAATGTAAGGCAATCTTCGACGCTGTGGTTGATTTCAACAATGTTGTTGGCTCTGGTCATTTTGG caCGGTGTATTACGTCACATGCCCCAGTATATCCGGAGACGTTTGTTTCAAAG ctGCGCGAGATATCAGCagcgaaaaatatttcaaaaatgaaatgtGGACTCTTCGCAACCTCTCTCTACATGACCACCCTAATATTATTAAGTATTACGGGCCCTTTTCGATCGAAACAAGAATGGGTTTTCTTATGGAATATTGCAAACAG GGGTCACTCCACCATTATCTAAACTGCAATCATTTAGATCTGAAGTTATGTTTATCTTTTTTGTCGGATCTGATATCAGGAATTGAGCATCTCCATGCAACAA GTAAACACAAACTAGCAATTGCTCATCGCGACATCAGCAGCAGCAACGTGCTTATTCGCGATGATTGCGTTCTTGTTATCGCCGATTACAGCGTAGCCAGGTTACTGCTTGAAGATGTCGAATGTCACGGCGCAGATCAG GAAATTAAGGGTGCAGGCACTCCGTTTTATAAGGCACCGGAAATCCTGGATCTCTCCATCGACTTGCATCACAGCAGTGTAGCGTTAAAACAAGCTGATGTTTATTCCATGGCTTTGGTTATGTGGGAAATCATCAGCCGCTGTAAAGATTTCTATG ACAATTCCACGGTCCCTCCGCATTTATTCCCGTATGAAAATGACGTCAAGGGTGTAACTGATCTCATCAATCACGTGGTAGTTCGAAAGCAACGCCCCAATGTTTCTTGCTTCAACAGGAGGGCAG aaaatattgtCAAAACGATACAAGACTGTTGGGACAGCGATGAAGAATCGAGACTTTCGGCCGCTTGCGTAAAGGATCGGCTTAACACTTGCTGCAAGCATTTTCAGTCTTCACACAACTTATAA
- the LOC143465352 gene encoding activin receptor type-2A-like isoform X2 yields MNKKRNRRHENHKKRRCWSYDRKLNTTRKVVTCENEKACQASWLSIGNDVHEITKQGCFNSSDAYDCTKKRCTSMRKEPSKKGKQKDDNIYKNLCCCLRNSCNDKLDPYISKNPVVVSTTTTQIYPSVEETSQPHELIFSQQIIIITSVIIFVCSILIASGIFVYKRGKSYSDIGQYLAKLLFSSKDRNEHDLLHEKLNSETSRPKQLSTCTSEDHSTTSLCKPEKECKAIFDAVVDFNNVVGSGHFGTVYYVTCPSISGDVCFKAARDISSEKYFKNEMWTLRNLSLHDHPNIIKYYGPFSIETRMGFLMEYCKQGSLHHYLNCNHLDLKLCLSFLSDLISGIEHLHATSKHKLAIAHRDISSSNVLIRDDCVLVIADYSVARLLLEDVECHGADQEIKGAGTPFYKAPEILDLSIDLHHSSVALKQADVYSMALVMWEIISRCKDFYDNSTVPPHLFPYENDVKGVTDLINHVVVRKQRPNVSCFNRRAENIVKTIQDCWDSDEESRLSAACVKDRLNTCCKHFQSSHNL; encoded by the exons atgaataaaaaaagaaatcgAAGACacgaaaatcataaaaaaagaAGATGTTGGAGTTATGATAGAAAACTTAATACAACACGAAAAGTAGTAACCTGTGAAAACGAAAAG GCATGCCAGGCTAGTTGGCTATCAATTGGAAATGATGTCCACGAGATAACTAAACAAG GATGCTTTAACAGCTCTGATGCGTATGACTGTACCAAGAAACGTTGCACCTCCATGCGCAAGGAACCTTCAAAGAAAGGAAAACAAAAGGATGATAACATCTATAAAAATCTCTGCTGCTGTTTGAGAAACTCTTGCAACGATAAACTTGATCCATACATTTCAAAGAACCCAGTTGTCGTTAGCACAACAACAACGCAGATATACCCTTCTGTTGAAGAAACATCGCAGCCACATGAAC TTATTTTCtctcaacaaataataataataacgtcggtcatcatttttgtttgttctatCCTGATAGCAAGTGgaatttttgtttacaaacGAG GAAAATCTTATTCTGATATAGGACAATACCTAGCaaaacttcttttttcttccaaAGACAG AAACGAGCACGATTTACTACATGAAAAACTGAACAGTGAGACAAGCAGGCCTAAACAACTTTCTACTTGTACGAG tgAAGATCACAGCACGACGTCTTTGTGTAAACCAGAAAAAGAATGTAAGGCAATCTTCGACGCTGTGGTTGATTTCAACAATGTTGTTGGCTCTGGTCATTTTGG caCGGTGTATTACGTCACATGCCCCAGTATATCCGGAGACGTTTGTTTCAAAG ctGCGCGAGATATCAGCagcgaaaaatatttcaaaaatgaaatgtGGACTCTTCGCAACCTCTCTCTACATGACCACCCTAATATTATTAAGTATTACGGGCCCTTTTCGATCGAAACAAGAATGGGTTTTCTTATGGAATATTGCAAACAG GGGTCACTCCACCATTATCTAAACTGCAATCATTTAGATCTGAAGTTATGTTTATCTTTTTTGTCGGATCTGATATCAGGAATTGAGCATCTCCATGCAACAA GTAAACACAAACTAGCAATTGCTCATCGCGACATCAGCAGCAGCAACGTGCTTATTCGCGATGATTGCGTTCTTGTTATCGCCGATTACAGCGTAGCCAGGTTACTGCTTGAAGATGTCGAATGTCACGGCGCAGATCAG GAAATTAAGGGTGCAGGCACTCCGTTTTATAAGGCACCGGAAATCCTGGATCTCTCCATCGACTTGCATCACAGCAGTGTAGCGTTAAAACAAGCTGATGTTTATTCCATGGCTTTGGTTATGTGGGAAATCATCAGCCGCTGTAAAGATTTCTATG ACAATTCCACGGTCCCTCCGCATTTATTCCCGTATGAAAATGACGTCAAGGGTGTAACTGATCTCATCAATCACGTGGTAGTTCGAAAGCAACGCCCCAATGTTTCTTGCTTCAACAGGAGGGCAG aaaatattgtCAAAACGATACAAGACTGTTGGGACAGCGATGAAGAATCGAGACTTTCGGCCGCTTGCGTAAAGGATCGGCTTAACACTTGCTGCAAGCATTTTCAGTCTTCACACAACTTATAA